One Roseburia rectibacter DNA window includes the following coding sequences:
- a CDS encoding GH36-type glycosyl hydrolase domain-containing protein, translating to MKFGYFDDANKEYVITSPKTPLPWINYLGSENFFSLISNTCGGYSFYKDAKLLRLTRYRYNNVPLDSNGHYYYIKDGDTIWNPGWMPSKTELDAYSCRHGMGYSVFKGSKNKLTAELTSFVPVGETCEVGKLSLTNECNETRNFSVFSYVEFCLWNAMDDMTNFQRNFSTGEVEIHGSALYHKTEYRERRNHYAVYAVNAPIAGFDTDRDSFLGAYGENSAPEVVVNGTSKNSVASGWAPIGSHHLKVSLAPGETKTYVFVLGYVENPVEEKWVGRAEDGIINRKRADELLSRFDTAEKADAALAKLKDYWNELLSHFTVSSSEEKLDRMVNIWHQYQCMVTFNMSRSASYFESGIGRGMGFRDSCQDLLGFVHLIPDRARERILDIAATQFEDGSAYHQYQPLTKKGNSDIGSGFNDDPLWLIAGTAAYIKETGDYTILDEMTPYDSDASKATTFMEHLRRSFHYTMEHLGPHNLPLIGRADWNDCLNLNCFSTEPGESFQTFGPSEGPNAESVFIAGMFVRYGKDYAAICRHQGMTEEAEIAGKAIAEMEKTVMDAGWDGEWYLRAYDHYKNKIGSKECEDGKIFIEPQGFCVMAEIGLEEGFCLKAMESVEKYLDTKYGIVLLQPPYHRYHVELGEISSYPPGYKENAGIFCHNNPWISIAETVVGRGNRAWQVYTRTCPAYIEDISEIHRTEPYVYSQMIAGKDAPNFGEAKNSWLTGTAAWTFLDVSQFILGIRPDYDGLTVDPCIPSKLDGFTAKRDFRGVSYHITVKNPDHVEKGVVSMIVDGQPVEGNTIPFSADKKDVNVEVTMG from the coding sequence ATGAAATTCGGTTATTTCGATGACGCCAACAAAGAATATGTCATCACATCCCCAAAAACACCACTGCCATGGATCAACTACCTTGGTTCCGAGAACTTCTTTTCCCTGATCTCAAACACCTGCGGCGGCTACAGTTTCTACAAAGATGCAAAGCTGCTTCGCCTGACCAGATATCGTTATAATAATGTACCGCTCGATTCTAACGGACATTACTACTATATTAAAGATGGCGATACGATCTGGAATCCAGGATGGATGCCGTCAAAGACGGAACTGGATGCCTATAGCTGCCGTCACGGCATGGGTTATTCCGTATTTAAAGGAAGTAAAAATAAACTGACTGCAGAACTTACCTCCTTTGTCCCGGTTGGTGAGACCTGTGAGGTCGGCAAACTTTCCCTTACGAACGAGTGTAATGAAACCCGTAATTTTTCCGTATTCTCTTACGTAGAGTTCTGTCTGTGGAATGCAATGGATGATATGACCAACTTCCAGCGTAACTTCTCCACCGGTGAGGTTGAGATCCATGGTTCCGCTCTTTACCATAAGACAGAATACAGAGAGCGTAGAAATCACTATGCTGTTTACGCTGTCAATGCCCCGATCGCAGGATTTGATACAGACCGCGATTCTTTCTTGGGTGCATATGGAGAAAATTCTGCTCCGGAAGTTGTCGTAAATGGAACTTCAAAAAATTCTGTTGCAAGCGGCTGGGCTCCGATCGGTTCCCATCACCTTAAAGTTTCTCTTGCTCCAGGTGAGACAAAAACCTATGTTTTTGTACTTGGCTATGTCGAAAATCCGGTAGAAGAAAAATGGGTAGGCCGTGCTGAAGACGGCATCATCAACCGCAAACGAGCTGACGAGCTTCTCTCACGCTTCGATACCGCAGAAAAAGCAGATGCAGCACTTGCTAAATTAAAAGATTACTGGAATGAACTGCTTTCTCATTTTACTGTTTCTTCCAGTGAAGAAAAATTAGACCGTATGGTTAACATCTGGCATCAGTATCAGTGTATGGTTACCTTCAATATGAGCCGTTCCGCTTCCTATTTTGAGTCCGGCATCGGCCGTGGCATGGGATTCCGTGATTCCTGCCAGGATCTTCTTGGTTTCGTACATCTGATCCCTGACCGCGCAAGAGAGCGTATCTTAGATATCGCTGCTACCCAGTTTGAAGACGGAAGTGCTTATCATCAGTATCAGCCGCTCACAAAAAAAGGTAACTCTGACATCGGAAGCGGATTTAACGATGATCCGTTATGGCTAATCGCCGGAACTGCCGCTTATATCAAAGAGACCGGGGATTATACAATTCTTGACGAAATGACGCCATATGACAGCGATGCTTCCAAAGCAACCACCTTCATGGAGCATTTACGCCGTTCCTTCCATTATACAATGGAGCACTTAGGGCCGCACAATCTGCCTCTGATCGGACGTGCTGACTGGAATGACTGTCTCAACTTAAACTGCTTCTCGACAGAACCTGGCGAATCATTCCAGACATTTGGTCCTTCTGAAGGTCCGAATGCAGAATCCGTATTTATCGCAGGTATGTTTGTCCGCTATGGAAAAGATTATGCTGCAATCTGCCGCCATCAGGGTATGACAGAAGAGGCCGAAATCGCAGGGAAAGCAATCGCAGAGATGGAGAAAACGGTTATGGATGCCGGCTGGGATGGCGAATGGTATCTGCGTGCTTATGACCATTACAAAAATAAGATCGGTTCAAAAGAATGTGAGGACGGCAAGATCTTTATCGAGCCGCAGGGATTCTGCGTTATGGCAGAGATCGGCTTAGAAGAAGGCTTCTGCTTAAAAGCAATGGAATCCGTTGAAAAATACTTAGACACCAAATATGGTATTGTGCTGTTACAGCCGCCTTATCACAGATATCATGTAGAACTTGGTGAGATTTCCTCTTATCCACCAGGATATAAAGAGAACGCCGGTATCTTCTGCCACAATAATCCATGGATCTCCATCGCAGAGACCGTAGTCGGCAGAGGCAACCGCGCATGGCAGGTATATACCAGAACCTGTCCTGCATATATTGAAGACATCAGTGAGATCCACCGCACAGAACCGTATGTATACTCACAGATGATCGCCGGAAAAGATGCACCGAACTTCGGTGAGGCAAAGAACAGCTGGCTGACAGGAACCGCCGCATGGACATTCCTTGATGTTTCCCAGTTTATCCTCGGTATCCGTCCGGATTATGACGGTCTGACTGTAGATCCTTGTATCCCATCTAAGTTAGATGGATTTACTGCAAAACGTGATTTCAGAGGTGTCAGCTACCATATCACAGTAAAGAATCCGGATCATGTTGAAAAAGGTGTTGTTTCCATGATCGTGGATGGACAGCCGGTAGAAGGAAATACCATTCCATTCTCCGCTGATAAAAAAGATGTAAATGTTGAAGTAACGATGGGTTAA
- a CDS encoding helix-turn-helix transcriptional regulator, translating to MFQDMPRDFDIKKIKKSNTISKSNCEPHVHPFHEIFYLSNGECTSFIDHNIYKFGKGDLVIVPGGCLHKTIYTGKGLHERIVISFRNEAVDSIREQIGDEHLKNCMVPGVINVPEKRRDYVISLLDKLIFENETLDELSPAFIRAGLVELLLFIIRCREYEETVIKELDVDNRKIQEVATYIFEHYTENILLEDVAEKFHMSKSFLSKRFKTATGFGFKEYIINLRIQNASRLLLETDKSITDIAFECGFNDSNYFGDSFRRIKGVSPRKYRQNEIF from the coding sequence ATGTTTCAGGATATGCCAAGAGATTTTGATATTAAAAAAATCAAAAAAAGTAATACGATAAGTAAAAGTAACTGTGAACCACATGTACATCCGTTTCATGAGATCTTTTATCTGTCAAACGGAGAATGTACCAGTTTTATCGATCATAATATATACAAGTTTGGAAAAGGGGATCTTGTAATCGTTCCGGGTGGATGCCTGCATAAGACCATATATACCGGAAAAGGACTTCATGAAAGGATTGTGATCAGTTTTCGAAATGAGGCTGTAGACTCAATCAGAGAACAGATCGGAGACGAACACCTTAAGAACTGCATGGTTCCGGGAGTAATAAATGTACCGGAAAAACGCAGGGATTATGTGATTTCCCTTCTGGATAAGCTGATATTTGAAAATGAAACGCTGGATGAATTGTCACCAGCGTTTATCAGGGCAGGACTTGTGGAACTCTTACTGTTTATCATAAGATGCAGGGAGTATGAGGAAACAGTGATAAAAGAGCTGGATGTAGACAACCGGAAGATTCAGGAGGTTGCAACCTATATATTTGAGCATTATACGGAAAATATCTTACTGGAAGATGTGGCGGAGAAATTTCATATGAGCAAGTCATTTTTGTCCAAAAGATTTAAAACAGCGACAGGTTTTGGTTTTAAGGAATATATCATTAACCTGCGTATACAAAATGCCAGCAGACTGTTATTGGAAACAGATAAATCAATCACGGATATAGCATTCGAATGTGGATTTAATGACAGTAATTATTTTGGGGATTCTTTCCGTAGGATAAAAGGTGTTTCGCCGCGTAAATACAGACAAAATGAAATATTTTAA
- a CDS encoding MATE family efflux transporter, which yields MSKPISENKRNMILNGSLSQAILMLAVPVMINSFIQSMYNLTDTFWLGRIGTENQSAITLVSPFQNILTSFGNGITTAGAILISQYLGARKDEQAAKMANHICLISLGFSIICALLCFLISPSLVTWLGAVGNVYVYGLTYLRIVVLDLPFLFMINLFTAVKQAQGDTVKPMLLNLLGIVINLILDPLFLIVFHWGIGGAAFATLTAKIPCALIGFIILTKPGQLIRISFKNFAFDKKMISSIIKIGLPTAIGGSTMQLGTLLMTRNVNVYGYIATSAYGIGNKINSLITMPASGIGSAVSTIVGQNIGAGNRKRADKAFHYSLRICAVFLLILGFILSRRPVSQAMVSFFSSDAKVIPLAADYLSIIAFWCWTNAFYNVSQGLFQGCGHTFITMLVDASRIWIFRLLTLFICANIFHLGVASIWYSVVISNGTSALILYILYWTGIWEKGYADLR from the coding sequence ATGTCAAAACCAATATCTGAAAATAAAAGAAATATGATTTTAAACGGCAGTCTGTCACAGGCAATTCTTATGCTTGCCGTTCCGGTTATGATCAACAGTTTTATACAGTCAATGTACAATCTTACCGATACCTTCTGGTTAGGCAGGATCGGAACTGAAAATCAATCTGCCATAACGCTTGTATCACCATTCCAAAATATCCTTACCAGCTTTGGAAATGGTATCACAACCGCGGGTGCTATTCTGATATCACAATATCTTGGTGCCAGAAAAGATGAGCAGGCAGCCAAAATGGCAAATCATATATGCCTCATTTCTCTTGGTTTCTCGATTATCTGTGCACTACTGTGTTTTCTGATATCTCCATCACTGGTTACCTGGCTTGGTGCTGTTGGAAATGTGTATGTGTATGGTCTTACCTATTTAAGAATTGTTGTTCTCGATCTTCCATTTTTATTTATGATTAATTTATTTACGGCAGTGAAACAGGCACAGGGCGACACTGTAAAACCTATGCTTCTAAACCTGCTTGGTATCGTGATCAATCTCATATTAGATCCACTTTTCCTCATCGTATTTCACTGGGGGATCGGAGGCGCGGCATTTGCAACACTTACCGCAAAAATTCCATGTGCCCTGATTGGTTTTATCATACTTACAAAACCAGGGCAGTTGATAAGAATTTCTTTTAAGAATTTTGCATTTGACAAAAAAATGATAAGTTCCATTATAAAAATCGGTCTGCCAACTGCTATTGGCGGAAGTACCATGCAATTAGGAACTTTGCTCATGACAAGAAATGTAAATGTTTATGGCTATATTGCAACAAGTGCCTACGGTATTGGCAATAAGATCAATAGCCTTATTACAATGCCCGCAAGCGGTATTGGCTCTGCCGTATCCACTATCGTAGGACAGAATATTGGCGCCGGTAACAGGAAACGGGCGGATAAAGCATTTCATTATTCTCTTAGAATATGTGCCGTATTCCTTCTTATTTTGGGATTCATATTATCAAGACGCCCTGTTTCCCAGGCTATGGTATCATTTTTTTCATCCGATGCCAAAGTCATTCCTCTTGCAGCCGACTATCTGTCCATTATTGCTTTCTGGTGCTGGACAAATGCTTTTTATAATGTATCACAGGGATTATTTCAGGGATGTGGACATACATTCATAACAATGCTTGTAGACGCTTCAAGGATATGGATATTCCGTCTGCTGACTCTCTTTATATGCGCAAATATATTCCATCTGGGAGTAGCATCCATCTGGTACTCCGTTGTGATCAGTAACGGAACCTCTGCCCTGATCCTGTATATACTATACTGGACCGGTATATGGGAAAAAGGATATGCAGACCTTCGCTAA
- the pyk gene encoding pyruvate kinase, with protein sequence MFRKTKIVCTLGPATDKEGVLKRLIEEGMNVARFNFSHGDHEEQLGRLQMLQKLRKELKRPVAALLDTKGPEIRLKDFTDGKVELKDGQTFTLTTDEIMGDATRVSITYKNLPEDVKPGDCILIDDGLIGMEVKEIKVTSGAKADKDGKKPKDIICQVLNGGMISNRKGVNVPNVELSMPYISEKDYGDIVFAVEHDYDFIAASFVRTADDVLAIRKILAEKGGEDINIIAKIENMQGVQNIDDIIRVSDGIMVARGDMGVEIPLEDVPVIQKMIIKKVYDAGKKVITATQMLDSMMKHPRPTRAEATDVANAIYDGTSAIMLSGETAAGMYPIEALKTMVRIAVRTEQDINYLQRFKMRKTMSNPDVTNAISHATCTMAGDLNAAAIITVTKSGRTARMVSKYRPNCPIIGGCLTEKIYRQLALSWGVIPLMIEEKTQAEELFDYAVDAAEAAGIISKGDVVVLTAGVPLGVSGTTNLIKVQVAGHILVEGQGIGTQKISANLCVCHNEEDLKNFKVGDIIVAKDTSNAMMTQMREASGLIVEASGENCHAAIAGLSLDIPVLIGAKHALDVLKSSAYVELDCENGLVTAN encoded by the coding sequence ATGTTTAGAAAAACAAAAATTGTTTGTACTTTAGGACCTGCAACAGATAAAGAGGGTGTATTAAAACGCCTGATCGAAGAGGGAATGAATGTTGCCCGTTTTAATTTTTCTCATGGTGACCATGAGGAGCAGTTAGGACGTCTTCAGATGTTACAGAAGCTTCGTAAGGAATTAAAACGTCCAGTCGCAGCATTGCTTGACACCAAAGGACCGGAGATCCGTCTGAAAGATTTTACAGATGGAAAAGTTGAACTTAAGGATGGACAGACGTTTACTCTGACAACCGATGAGATTATGGGAGATGCGACACGCGTTTCCATTACCTATAAAAATCTGCCGGAGGATGTAAAGCCGGGAGACTGTATTCTGATCGATGATGGTCTGATCGGAATGGAAGTCAAAGAAATCAAAGTGACATCTGGTGCAAAAGCAGATAAAGATGGCAAAAAGCCAAAGGATATCATCTGCCAGGTATTAAATGGCGGTATGATCTCAAACAGAAAAGGTGTGAACGTTCCGAATGTAGAGCTGTCCATGCCATATATCAGTGAGAAAGATTACGGTGATATCGTATTTGCAGTAGAGCATGATTATGATTTTATTGCAGCATCTTTTGTCCGTACAGCAGATGATGTGCTTGCAATCCGTAAGATCCTTGCAGAAAAAGGCGGTGAAGATATCAATATCATTGCCAAGATTGAGAATATGCAGGGTGTACAGAATATTGATGATATTATCCGCGTTTCCGATGGTATCATGGTAGCCCGCGGTGATATGGGTGTTGAGATACCATTAGAGGATGTACCGGTCATTCAGAAAATGATCATCAAAAAAGTATACGATGCAGGTAAGAAAGTTATCACAGCAACGCAGATGCTTGATTCTATGATGAAACATCCGCGTCCGACCAGAGCAGAGGCAACTGACGTTGCAAATGCGATCTATGATGGAACCAGTGCGATCATGCTTTCCGGTGAGACGGCTGCAGGTATGTACCCGATCGAGGCTTTAAAGACCATGGTGCGTATTGCAGTCCGTACCGAGCAGGATATCAATTACTTACAGCGTTTCAAAATGCGTAAGACTATGAGCAACCCGGATGTGACCAATGCTATCTCCCATGCAACCTGTACGATGGCAGGTGATTTAAATGCAGCAGCGATCATCACGGTAACAAAATCCGGACGCACTGCCCGTATGGTTTCCAAATATCGCCCGAACTGTCCGATCATCGGAGGCTGTCTGACAGAGAAGATTTACCGCCAGCTTGCATTATCCTGGGGTGTGATCCCGCTTATGATCGAGGAAAAGACACAAGCAGAAGAACTGTTTGACTATGCAGTCGATGCAGCAGAAGCAGCAGGAATCATTTCCAAAGGAGATGTTGTTGTCTTAACCGCAGGAGTTCCTCTTGGTGTATCCGGTACGACCAACCTGATCAAGGTGCAGGTGGCAGGACATATCTTAGTGGAGGGACAAGGAATCGGAACACAGAAGATTTCTGCAAATCTCTGCGTTTGTCACAATGAAGAAGATCTTAAAAACTTTAAAGTCGGGGACATCATTGTTGCAAAAGATACCAGCAATGCAATGATGACACAGATGCGTGAGGCATCCGGACTGATCGTGGAAGCATCCGGCGAAAACTGCCATGCGGCGATTGCGGGATTAAGCCTTGATATTCCTGTCCTGATCGGTGCAAAACATGCGCTTGATGTCTTAAAATCCAGTGCATATGTAGAATTGGATTGTGAGAACGGACTTGTGACAGCAAATTAA
- the arcC gene encoding carbamate kinase, with protein sequence MKKKKIVIALGHEALGTTLPEQKEATKRTAKAVADFIRDDYQVVITHSNGPQVGMIHTAMNEFCRLYPEYTATPMSVCSAMSQGYIGYDLQNAIRAELLNKGIYKTVSTVLTQVVVDPYDEAFYKPSKVIGRVMTEEEAEAEEKKGNHVTAVEGGFRRIVAAPKPMDIVEIDAIRALSDADQVVVACGGGGIPVLSQDNNLKGASAVIEKDLAAGKLAELLDADMLVILTSVDNVCLNYGTENEKALSTMTVAEAKRYMEEGQFGEDDMLPKIQAAIDFIGDSAIRSVLITKLNKDGTYVSGGPGTMITK encoded by the coding sequence ATGAAAAAGAAAAAAATCGTAATAGCACTTGGTCATGAAGCACTTGGTACCACATTACCGGAGCAGAAAGAGGCAACAAAACGCACTGCAAAAGCGGTTGCTGATTTTATCCGCGATGATTATCAGGTAGTCATTACACACAGTAACGGACCACAGGTTGGTATGATCCATACAGCAATGAATGAGTTCTGCAGATTATATCCGGAGTATACCGCTACGCCAATGTCTGTATGTTCTGCAATGAGTCAGGGATACATCGGTTACGATTTACAGAATGCTATCCGTGCTGAACTGCTCAATAAAGGAATTTATAAAACGGTTTCCACAGTTTTAACGCAGGTTGTCGTAGATCCGTATGATGAGGCTTTTTATAAGCCAAGCAAGGTGATCGGACGTGTGATGACAGAGGAAGAGGCTGAGGCAGAGGAGAAAAAAGGAAATCATGTCACTGCAGTAGAAGGCGGTTTCCGCCGTATTGTTGCGGCTCCAAAGCCAATGGATATCGTTGAGATCGATGCGATCCGTGCATTATCCGATGCAGATCAGGTTGTTGTTGCATGTGGCGGCGGCGGTATTCCGGTGCTTTCACAGGATAATAATTTAAAAGGTGCCAGCGCAGTGATCGAGAAAGACCTTGCAGCAGGAAAATTAGCAGAACTTTTAGATGCTGACATGTTAGTCATTTTAACAAGTGTGGATAACGTATGTCTGAATTATGGCACAGAGAATGAAAAAGCACTTTCCACCATGACGGTTGCAGAAGCAAAACGGTACATGGAAGAAGGCCAGTTCGGAGAAGATGATATGCTGCCTAAGATTCAGGCTGCCATCGATTTTATTGGAGATTCCGCAATCCGTTCCGTACTTATTACAAAGCTGAACAAAGACGGCACCTATGTGAGTGGTGGACCGGGTACGATGATCACAAAATAA
- the yihA gene encoding ribosome biogenesis GTP-binding protein YihA/YsxC: MVIKNVNLEIVCGVTSKVPDTAYAEVAFAGKSNVGKSSLINALMNRKALARTSAQPGKTQTINFYNINDAMYLVDLPGYGYAKASEEVKAKWGKMIENYLHTSKQLKAVFLLIDIRHDPSANDRMMYEWMVYQGFAPIIIATKLDKIKRSQIQKNVKAIREGLNVQPGTTIIPFSAETKQGRDEIWELIDSFVLPQEDALQDENAAQEEK; this comes from the coding sequence ATGGTAATAAAAAATGTAAATCTGGAAATTGTCTGCGGTGTGACCAGCAAAGTGCCGGATACCGCGTATGCGGAAGTGGCTTTTGCAGGAAAGTCAAACGTTGGAAAATCATCCCTGATCAATGCGCTGATGAACCGTAAAGCGTTAGCACGTACTTCTGCCCAGCCGGGAAAAACACAGACCATTAACTTTTACAATATCAACGATGCCATGTATCTTGTGGATCTTCCAGGGTACGGTTATGCAAAAGCATCCGAGGAAGTTAAGGCTAAATGGGGAAAAATGATCGAGAATTATCTGCACACATCCAAACAGTTAAAAGCAGTATTTCTCCTGATCGATATCCGCCACGATCCCTCCGCAAACGACAGGATGATGTATGAGTGGATGGTATATCAGGGATTTGCACCGATCATTATTGCGACCAAACTCGATAAGATCAAACGAAGCCAGATCCAGAAAAATGTCAAAGCAATCCGCGAAGGCTTAAATGTGCAGCCGGGCACCACGATCATTCCGTTTTCCGCTGAGACGAAGCAGGGACGCGATGAGATCTGGGAGCTGATCGATTCATTCGTGCTGCCGCAGGAAGATGCATTACAGGATGAAAATGCAGCGCAGGAAGAAAAATAA
- the lon gene encoding endopeptidase La, which translates to MDNNTMKMPAVALRGMVILPGMIAHFDVSRDKSIHAVEQSMMDEQKIFLVAQRDVEQEEPGIEDLYQIGIIAEVKQVIKLQNNIVRVLVEGTERAQLSAFVSQTDFLEVELVRCEEVDEGLSDEAKTAMVRSVQDTFEKYVSVNQRVSGELRRQVREEENLPKIMDLIANNLPFYYEQKQEILEAVSLTERYEVLMALLLKEIEIIAIKNEFQAKVKKRVDKNQKEYILREQMKLIREELGEDNTESDADAYLEQLKKLKADKEVKEKIKKEILRFKNISGSSSESAVSRGYIETMLELPWNKASHDNKDLKNAERILNEDHYGLEKVKERMLEFLAVRNLTKKGESPIVCLVGPPGTGKTSIARSVARALDKKYVRISLGGVRDEAEIRGHRKTYVGAMPGRIVNGLRSAGVKNPLMLLDEIDKMSSDYKGDTASAMLEVLDAEQNCKFRDHYIEVPVDLSEVLFIATANSVQDIPRPLLDRMELIEVSSYTENEKFHIAKEHLLPKVKEKNGLKPEQLKISDRALQKIISGYTREAGVRNLERRLSEIARKAAREVYESEAKCVKVTGQNVEKYLGKEKYTFDMKNETDEVGIVRGLAWTSVGGDTLEIEVNVMPGKGEVQLTGQLGDVMKESAQAGLSYIRSVGEEYHIPKKFFQENDIHIHIPEGAVPKDGPSAGITMATAMLSAITQTPVRADVAMTGEITLRGRVLPIGGLKEKILAAKNAGIKTICIPKKNEKDVEEISAEIKKGLELVFVEKMQDVLEVAFVKKQK; encoded by the coding sequence TTGGATAATAATACGATGAAAATGCCTGCGGTGGCACTTCGCGGAATGGTCATCCTTCCGGGGATGATCGCCCATTTTGATGTGAGCCGTGATAAGTCGATCCATGCGGTAGAGCAAAGCATGATGGATGAGCAGAAGATTTTTCTGGTTGCACAGCGTGATGTGGAGCAGGAAGAGCCTGGCATCGAAGATCTGTATCAGATCGGTATCATAGCAGAGGTCAAGCAGGTTATAAAATTACAAAATAACATCGTAAGAGTTTTAGTCGAAGGAACAGAGCGGGCACAATTGTCCGCTTTTGTTTCTCAAACGGACTTTTTAGAGGTTGAACTCGTGCGGTGTGAGGAAGTCGATGAAGGGTTGTCAGATGAGGCAAAAACGGCTATGGTGCGCAGTGTGCAGGACACATTTGAAAAATATGTGTCTGTCAACCAGCGTGTCAGCGGTGAATTGCGCAGACAGGTCAGAGAAGAAGAGAATCTGCCAAAGATTATGGATCTGATCGCCAATAATCTTCCTTTTTATTATGAACAGAAGCAGGAAATATTAGAAGCAGTTTCTCTGACAGAGCGCTATGAAGTTTTGATGGCGCTTCTTTTAAAAGAAATTGAGATCATTGCCATTAAAAATGAATTTCAGGCAAAAGTAAAAAAGCGTGTTGACAAGAATCAGAAGGAATACATTCTGCGTGAGCAGATGAAACTGATAAGGGAAGAACTTGGTGAGGATAACACGGAGTCTGACGCGGATGCCTATTTAGAGCAGTTAAAAAAATTAAAGGCAGATAAAGAGGTCAAAGAGAAGATCAAAAAAGAGATCCTCCGTTTTAAAAATATCAGTGGAAGTTCTTCGGAGAGTGCGGTCAGCCGCGGCTATATCGAGACCATGTTAGAACTCCCATGGAATAAGGCATCACATGATAACAAGGATCTGAAAAATGCAGAGCGCATTTTAAATGAAGATCATTATGGTCTTGAAAAAGTAAAAGAGCGTATGTTAGAGTTCCTTGCCGTCCGTAATCTGACAAAAAAAGGAGAGAGCCCAATTGTATGTTTAGTCGGGCCGCCTGGTACCGGTAAGACAAGTATTGCAAGGTCAGTGGCACGCGCACTTGATAAAAAATATGTGCGCATCAGTTTGGGCGGTGTGCGTGATGAGGCTGAGATCCGCGGACACAGAAAAACTTATGTTGGTGCGATGCCGGGACGTATCGTAAACGGACTGCGCAGTGCGGGCGTGAAAAATCCTCTGATGCTGCTTGATGAGATCGATAAGATGAGCAGTGATTATAAGGGGGATACCGCATCCGCTATGCTTGAGGTGCTTGATGCAGAGCAGAACTGTAAGTTCCGCGATCATTATATCGAAGTTCCGGTCGATCTGTCTGAGGTGCTTTTTATCGCAACAGCGAACTCTGTACAGGATATCCCGCGTCCGCTGCTTGACCGTATGGAACTGATCGAGGTGAGCAGTTATACGGAAAATGAGAAGTTCCATATTGCAAAAGAGCATTTGCTGCCGAAAGTAAAAGAGAAAAACGGTTTAAAGCCGGAACAGTTAAAGATCAGTGACCGTGCGCTGCAAAAGATCATTTCCGGTTATACAAGGGAAGCAGGAGTGCGTAATTTAGAGCGCAGACTGTCTGAAATTGCAAGAAAAGCTGCAAGGGAAGTATATGAATCTGAAGCAAAATGCGTAAAAGTTACAGGTCAGAATGTGGAAAAATATCTTGGAAAAGAAAAATATACATTTGATATGAAAAACGAGACGGACGAGGTTGGAATCGTGCGCGGACTGGCTTGGACGAGCGTTGGCGGTGATACACTTGAGATCGAGGTCAATGTAATGCCGGGCAAAGGTGAGGTACAGCTTACCGGACAGCTTGGAGACGTCATGAAAGAGTCAGCGCAGGCGGGGTTAAGCTATATCCGTTCAGTAGGGGAAGAATATCACATCCCGAAAAAGTTTTTCCAGGAAAATGATATCCATATCCACATTCCGGAAGGCGCGGTGCCAAAAGATGGGCCGTCTGCAGGTATCACGATGGCAACGGCAATGCTTTCCGCGATCACACAGACTCCGGTACGTGCGGATGTTGCGATGACAGGTGAGATCACACTGCGTGGAAGAGTGCTCCCGATCGGTGGATTAAAAGAAAAAATCCTTGCTGCAAAAAATGCCGGGATCAAAACGATCTGCATTCCGAAGAAAAATGAGAAGGACGTAGAGGAAATTTCTGCGGAGATCAAAAAAGGCTTAGAACTTGTATTTGTGGAAAAAATGCAGGATGTACTGGAAGTGGCGTTTGTGAAAAAACAAAAATAA